The genomic window TGGAGCGCCTTCCCCTTCTCGACGGGGCGCCCTTTGTCCGGGCCTTGGCCAGCCCCACCGACGGGGTGGTGGACATCCACCTTCTGCTGACCTCCTACCTCCGTGGGGTTTCCCTCCGGACGGGAACCCTCGTGGAGGGCTTCCGGCGGAAGGGGACACGCATCACGGCGCTGGAGACCTCCCGCGGACTCCTGGAGGCATCCGCCGTCGTGAACGCGGCGGGCGCGTGGGCGGCGGACGTCGCCGCCTCGGCCGGTGCCGCCCCCATCCGGATCGAACCCCGGCGGCGCCATCTTCTTCACACGGGCCCCTTGCCGGGCCTTTCCGCGGCCATGCCCTACGCCTGGCTCTACGATCCGGAGGTTTACTTCCGGG from Acidobacteriota bacterium includes these protein-coding regions:
- a CDS encoding FAD-dependent oxidoreductase, translating into MAEGSIVVIGAGFAGAATAWWLRRAGADRVIVLERETVPGAHASGKNAGIARQPVLHASTALLTARGTAFLRRPPDGFCEGSLFNETGGYLATSDPKDRRLDLLHRAALAAGVYTFEAERSEVVERLPLLDGAPFVRALASPTDGVVDIHLLLTSYLRGVSLRTGTLVEGFRRKGTRITALETSRGLLEASAVVNAAGAWAADVAASAGAAPIRIEPRRRHLLHTGPLPGLSAAMPYAWLYDPEVYFR